A single genomic interval of Carassius carassius chromosome 24, fCarCar2.1, whole genome shotgun sequence harbors:
- the LOC132103144 gene encoding low-density lipoprotein receptor class A domain-containing protein 4-like isoform X1: MQEADLPATNAFTECRFLCTNGRCLNLGSQVCDQLNHCGDNSDEEHCPLSTQHPASAIFSSELEFVQIVIIIVVMTVMVVVVVCLLNHYKLTTWSFLSRASQAQSQDLSLQPEGSLWPSDNGLRHGASEVVYAPQPRDRFTAPTFMQHNRFRRFQPTYPYLQHEIDLPPTISLSDGEEPPPYQGPCTLQLRDPEQQLELNRESVRAPPNRTIFDSDLIDMHSSGGGGGPRPPSSNSGISAASSSTHGRMEGPPPAYSQVIGQQSGVVLHLHQHSNNPPIPVTVQTPPRGRTDLNSPESTIALSNGQQREELV, from the exons ATGCAGGAGGCTGACCTACCGGCCACCAATGCTTTCACAG AGTGCAGATTCCTGTGCACTAACGGCAGATGTCTGAACCTGGGCTCGCAGGTCTGTGATCAGCTCAACCACTGTGGAGACAACAGCGATGAGGAGCACTGTCCCCTCTCCACCCAGCATCCTGCATCTGCCATCTTCAGCT CTGAACTGGAGTTTGTGCAGATCGTGATCATAATCGTCGTGATGACTGTGATGGTCGTGGTGGTCGTGTGCCTGCTCAACCATTACAAACTCACCACATGGTCGTTCCTGAGCCGCGCTAGTCAGGCACAGAGTCAGGATCTCTCTCTTCAGCCG GAGGGTTCTCTGTGGCCATCAGATAATGGGCTGAGACATGGAGCATCTGAG GTGGTGTATGCTCCTCAGCCAAGGGACCGCTTCACCGCACCCACTTTCATGCAGCACAACCGCTTCAGACGTTTCCAGCCTACATACCCATACCTGCAGCATGAGATCGATCTGCCGCCCACCATCTCGCTGTCGGACGGAGAGGAGCCACCACCGTACCAGGGTCCCTGCACACTGCAGCTTAGAGACCCCGAACAGCAGCTCGAGCTTAACCGAGAGTCGGTACGTGCCCCGCCTAACCGGACCATCTTTGACAGCGACCTCATTGACATGCACAGTTCAGGAGGTGGCGGTGGGCCGCGGCCTCCCAGTAGCAACTCTGGGATCAGCGCAGCCAGCTCCAGTACCCATGGACGCATGGAGGGCCCTCCGCCCGCTTACAGTCAAGTAATTGGGCAGCAGTCGGGCGTCGTACTTCACCTCCACCAGCACAGCAATAACCCGCCCATCCCCGTCACTGTGCAGACTCCACCCAGGGGCCGGACAGATTTAAACAGCCCAGAGAGCACAATAGCACTGAGCAATGGCCAACAAAGGGAGGAGCTAGTGTGA
- the LOC132103144 gene encoding low-density lipoprotein receptor class A domain-containing protein 4-like isoform X2: protein MRNLTAPDGSNVTCGSQLQGMEISELEFVQIVIIIVVMTVMVVVVVCLLNHYKLTTWSFLSRASQAQSQDLSLQPEGSLWPSDNGLRHGASEVVYAPQPRDRFTAPTFMQHNRFRRFQPTYPYLQHEIDLPPTISLSDGEEPPPYQGPCTLQLRDPEQQLELNRESVRAPPNRTIFDSDLIDMHSSGGGGGPRPPSSNSGISAASSSTHGRMEGPPPAYSQVIGQQSGVVLHLHQHSNNPPIPVTVQTPPRGRTDLNSPESTIALSNGQQREELV from the exons ATGCGAAACCTCACCGCACCGGATGGCTCTAACGTCACATGCGGATCCCAACTCCAGGGAATGGAGATTT CTGAACTGGAGTTTGTGCAGATCGTGATCATAATCGTCGTGATGACTGTGATGGTCGTGGTGGTCGTGTGCCTGCTCAACCATTACAAACTCACCACATGGTCGTTCCTGAGCCGCGCTAGTCAGGCACAGAGTCAGGATCTCTCTCTTCAGCCG GAGGGTTCTCTGTGGCCATCAGATAATGGGCTGAGACATGGAGCATCTGAG GTGGTGTATGCTCCTCAGCCAAGGGACCGCTTCACCGCACCCACTTTCATGCAGCACAACCGCTTCAGACGTTTCCAGCCTACATACCCATACCTGCAGCATGAGATCGATCTGCCGCCCACCATCTCGCTGTCGGACGGAGAGGAGCCACCACCGTACCAGGGTCCCTGCACACTGCAGCTTAGAGACCCCGAACAGCAGCTCGAGCTTAACCGAGAGTCGGTACGTGCCCCGCCTAACCGGACCATCTTTGACAGCGACCTCATTGACATGCACAGTTCAGGAGGTGGCGGTGGGCCGCGGCCTCCCAGTAGCAACTCTGGGATCAGCGCAGCCAGCTCCAGTACCCATGGACGCATGGAGGGCCCTCCGCCCGCTTACAGTCAAGTAATTGGGCAGCAGTCGGGCGTCGTACTTCACCTCCACCAGCACAGCAATAACCCGCCCATCCCCGTCACTGTGCAGACTCCACCCAGGGGCCGGACAGATTTAAACAGCCCAGAGAGCACAATAGCACTGAGCAATGGCCAACAAAGGGAGGAGCTAGTGTGA